The Nothobranchius furzeri strain GRZ-AD chromosome 6, NfurGRZ-RIMD1, whole genome shotgun sequence genome includes a region encoding these proteins:
- the LOC107375162 gene encoding uncharacterized protein isoform X1 translates to MEQKKKSHFLLLLFNLLHMCKSEVCPKQNANLICYNDYSHNITCVWKSSSGSDLPGEKCTLHGQRTKGNFYTDSCTLQPFDASRPGLKTCSLILGPIFTFAIYDRILVTVSCLASNHSETILYKPACYIKLSPPEKPDVNINTVSWVPQVEEHDMISMYASQLEWKHQDQSWSDPSVQEQKKSSIHTWNFKENLDPDLLVQGETYEARVRVMVEEKGLEGTWSDWSPTESWVSQVGKIRQPSAGISVNILNVSVFGLAMFGLMLLVATIGTKKTTWVYMVRKMTNPPIPNPAKSAHFQNWLSPNFTSESIHSFLKPVEIVSVEVTSSVDAVTFCEPDVKTMPESISRESSGSSFSNPSYSELCSSSTKSSAAAGDLMPCSMDAPYKPVCGQGEEKNPEQGREGASEKDMEIMKLILNGSSDSKAVKMISEYEKVKDVQVERFRLRSVDSGMCSCEEVSQESMEVDSINMTDGQEEASPSEEKKKGGDGMKVDHLKLVGRSGGMLGRNTIQVCLDYKPFPKLQAGSPELPSLDSGISCREEERESQDDKPAHFLSPPHPSTQFNFPSPLLPALPCMFEKIPLMSDSMPLLLCDDGYKPVRQEQA, encoded by the exons ATGGAGcaaaagaagaaatcacattttcTGTTGCTTTTATTCAATCTGCTTCACATGTGCAAAAGTGAAGTTTGTCCCAAACAAAACGCGA ATCTCATTTGCTACAATGACTACAGTCATAACATCACTTGTGTTTGGAAAAGCTCATCCGGGTCTGATCTTCCTGGTGAAAAGTGCACATTACACGGGCAGAGGACCAAAGGAAATTT TTACACTGATTCCTGCACTCTGCAGCCGTTTGACGCCTCCAGACCAGGTCTTAAAACATGCTCTCTGATCCTCGGCCCAATTTTCACC ttTGCAATATATGATCGGATCCTCGTCACTGTGAGCTGCCTCGCTTCAAACCACAGCGAAACCATTCTCTACAAACCAGCTTGTTACA ttaaattgagtccTCCAGAGAAGCCTGACGTTAACATCAACACTGTCTCCTGGGTCCCCCAAGTTGAAGAACATGATATGATTTCAATGTATGCCTCACAGCTGGAGTGGAAACATCAGGATCAGTCATGGAGT GATCCCTCTGTTCAGGAACAGAAAAAGAGCAGTATCCATACATGGAACTTTAAGGAAAACCTGGATCCTGATTTACTGGTTCAGGGTGAAACGTACGAGGCCCGTGTTCGTGTGATGGTGGAGGAGAAGGGCTTAGAAGGAACGTGGAGTGACTGGAGTCCCACTGAGTCGTGGGTGTCGCAAGTTGGGAAAATCAGACAACCATCAG CAGGGATATCTGTGAACATTTTGAACGTGTCTGTTTTTGGCCTGGCAATGTTTGGTTTGATGCTGCTTGTTGCCACCATTGGGACAAAGAAAACGACTTG GGTTTACATGGTGAGGAAGATGACAAATCCACCCATACCGAACCCTGCAAAATCTGCACATTTTCAG AACTGGTTAAGTCCAAACTTCACCAGTGAGTCCATTCACTCCTTCCTGAAACCAGTGGAGATCGTCTCTGTTGAAGTCACCTCCAGCGTGGATGCCGTCACGTTCTGTGAACCAGATGTGAAAACGATGCCAGAAAGCATCAGCCGCGAGTCCTCTGGTTCCAGCTTCTCCAACCCAAGCTACTCTGAGCTTTGTTCTTCTTCCACCAAGTCCTCAGCCGCAGCTGGAGACCTGATGCCCTGCTCCATGGATGCTCCTTACAAGCCTGTTTGTGGCCAGGGAGAAGAGAAGAACCCAGAACAGGGTAGAGAGGGAGCTTCAGAGAAAGACATGGAGATCATGAAGTTAATTCTTAATGGCAGTAGTGACAGCAAGGCGGTGAAGATGATTTCAGAATACGAGAAGGTTAAGGACGTCCAGGTGGAGCGTTTCAGGCTACGCAGTGTTGATTCAGGCATGTGCAGCTGTGAGGAGGTCAGTCAGGAGAGCATGGAGGTAGATAGCATCAACATGACAGATGGACAGGAGGAGGCAAGTCCAAGTGAAGAGAAGAAGAAAGGAGGGGATGGGATGAAGGTAGATCACTTAAAGTTGGTTGGGAGGAGTGGGGGCATGTTGGGCAGAAACACCATTCAGGTTTGTCTGGATTACAAACCATTCCCAAAGCTGCAGGCTGGAAGTCCCGAGCTTCCAAGCCTGGATTCAGGAATTAGCTGCAGAGAGGAAGAGCGTGAGAGTCAGGATGATAAACCTGCTCACTTCCTGTCCCCTCCCCATCCTTCCACTCAATTTAATTTTCCGAGTCCGCTTCTGCCCGCCCTTCCATGCATGTTTGAGAAGATTCCTCTGATGTCAGACAGCATGCCGCTGCTGCTCTGTGATGACGGCTACAAGCCGGTGAGACAGGAGCAGGCCTAG
- the LOC107375162 gene encoding uncharacterized protein isoform X2, whose amino-acid sequence MEQKKKSHFLLLLFNLLHMCKSEVCPKQNANLICYNDYSHNITCVWKSSSGSDLPGEKCTLHGQRTKGNFYTDSCTLQPFDASRPGLKTCSLILGPIFTFAIYDRILVTVSCLASNHSETILYKPACYIKLSPPEKPDVNINTVSWVPQVEEHDMISMYASQLEWKHQDQSWSDPSVQEQKKSSIHTWNFKENLDPDLLVQGETYEARVRVMVEEKGLEGTWSDWSPTESWVSQVGKIRQPSGISVNILNVSVFGLAMFGLMLLVATIGTKKTTWVYMVRKMTNPPIPNPAKSAHFQNWLSPNFTSESIHSFLKPVEIVSVEVTSSVDAVTFCEPDVKTMPESISRESSGSSFSNPSYSELCSSSTKSSAAAGDLMPCSMDAPYKPVCGQGEEKNPEQGREGASEKDMEIMKLILNGSSDSKAVKMISEYEKVKDVQVERFRLRSVDSGMCSCEEVSQESMEVDSINMTDGQEEASPSEEKKKGGDGMKVDHLKLVGRSGGMLGRNTIQVCLDYKPFPKLQAGSPELPSLDSGISCREEERESQDDKPAHFLSPPHPSTQFNFPSPLLPALPCMFEKIPLMSDSMPLLLCDDGYKPVRQEQA is encoded by the exons ATGGAGcaaaagaagaaatcacattttcTGTTGCTTTTATTCAATCTGCTTCACATGTGCAAAAGTGAAGTTTGTCCCAAACAAAACGCGA ATCTCATTTGCTACAATGACTACAGTCATAACATCACTTGTGTTTGGAAAAGCTCATCCGGGTCTGATCTTCCTGGTGAAAAGTGCACATTACACGGGCAGAGGACCAAAGGAAATTT TTACACTGATTCCTGCACTCTGCAGCCGTTTGACGCCTCCAGACCAGGTCTTAAAACATGCTCTCTGATCCTCGGCCCAATTTTCACC ttTGCAATATATGATCGGATCCTCGTCACTGTGAGCTGCCTCGCTTCAAACCACAGCGAAACCATTCTCTACAAACCAGCTTGTTACA ttaaattgagtccTCCAGAGAAGCCTGACGTTAACATCAACACTGTCTCCTGGGTCCCCCAAGTTGAAGAACATGATATGATTTCAATGTATGCCTCACAGCTGGAGTGGAAACATCAGGATCAGTCATGGAGT GATCCCTCTGTTCAGGAACAGAAAAAGAGCAGTATCCATACATGGAACTTTAAGGAAAACCTGGATCCTGATTTACTGGTTCAGGGTGAAACGTACGAGGCCCGTGTTCGTGTGATGGTGGAGGAGAAGGGCTTAGAAGGAACGTGGAGTGACTGGAGTCCCACTGAGTCGTGGGTGTCGCAAGTTGGGAAAATCAGACAACCATCAG GGATATCTGTGAACATTTTGAACGTGTCTGTTTTTGGCCTGGCAATGTTTGGTTTGATGCTGCTTGTTGCCACCATTGGGACAAAGAAAACGACTTG GGTTTACATGGTGAGGAAGATGACAAATCCACCCATACCGAACCCTGCAAAATCTGCACATTTTCAG AACTGGTTAAGTCCAAACTTCACCAGTGAGTCCATTCACTCCTTCCTGAAACCAGTGGAGATCGTCTCTGTTGAAGTCACCTCCAGCGTGGATGCCGTCACGTTCTGTGAACCAGATGTGAAAACGATGCCAGAAAGCATCAGCCGCGAGTCCTCTGGTTCCAGCTTCTCCAACCCAAGCTACTCTGAGCTTTGTTCTTCTTCCACCAAGTCCTCAGCCGCAGCTGGAGACCTGATGCCCTGCTCCATGGATGCTCCTTACAAGCCTGTTTGTGGCCAGGGAGAAGAGAAGAACCCAGAACAGGGTAGAGAGGGAGCTTCAGAGAAAGACATGGAGATCATGAAGTTAATTCTTAATGGCAGTAGTGACAGCAAGGCGGTGAAGATGATTTCAGAATACGAGAAGGTTAAGGACGTCCAGGTGGAGCGTTTCAGGCTACGCAGTGTTGATTCAGGCATGTGCAGCTGTGAGGAGGTCAGTCAGGAGAGCATGGAGGTAGATAGCATCAACATGACAGATGGACAGGAGGAGGCAAGTCCAAGTGAAGAGAAGAAGAAAGGAGGGGATGGGATGAAGGTAGATCACTTAAAGTTGGTTGGGAGGAGTGGGGGCATGTTGGGCAGAAACACCATTCAGGTTTGTCTGGATTACAAACCATTCCCAAAGCTGCAGGCTGGAAGTCCCGAGCTTCCAAGCCTGGATTCAGGAATTAGCTGCAGAGAGGAAGAGCGTGAGAGTCAGGATGATAAACCTGCTCACTTCCTGTCCCCTCCCCATCCTTCCACTCAATTTAATTTTCCGAGTCCGCTTCTGCCCGCCCTTCCATGCATGTTTGAGAAGATTCCTCTGATGTCAGACAGCATGCCGCTGCTGCTCTGTGATGACGGCTACAAGCCGGTGAGACAGGAGCAGGCCTAG